The genomic interval AACCCAGCAGGGCGGTCAGCACGAGCCCGGCGGCCGCGTCCTTGGGGAGCCAGCGGCGCTCGTAAGAGTGAAGCGCCTCGACGCCGGGCACCGCCAGGGCCATCAGCTCCGCCTCACGCTCCGGTGGGGCCGTCCCACAACGGCCGCGACCACCCGCTGGGCAGCCGCGGCCGTCGCGCGACGGCTATCGATCGGCCAGCTACTCCGACTCGGATTCGATGATGTCGATGACGAGGCCGAGCGCCTCGGTGATGTTGACCGCGGCCTTCATCACCCGGGCCGAGCCGATGATCGGGGCGACGGCAACCAGGACGTTCTGCGCGTCCTCAAGGGTGACGCCGGCCTCGAAGGACGGCCCGACGTGGGCGAGGTAGGACACGGGGCGGGCATCGACTGCGGCGAGAGCCGCGATGCGGA from Actinomycetes bacterium carries:
- a CDS encoding carboxymuconolactone decarboxylase; this encodes MSDETPVLDTIAAMTAASVERCDLPADVLLLVRIAALAAVDARPVSYLAHVGPSFEAGVTLEDAQNVLVAVAPIIGSARVMKAAVNITEALGLVIDIIESESE